A region of Crenobacter cavernae DNA encodes the following proteins:
- a CDS encoding sulfite exporter TauE/SafE family protein, whose translation MTGEMLLPFLALMGVASYFQTVTGFGLGMIVMGATSGLNLAPVASVAAVVSLVTLANSAVALPGKLHHIDWRAVRAATFGILPSIVAGVLLLDYLSSAASDLLQLLLGAVILYGGLGSALRPAPLKERSGDGSFFVSGVFGGLLSGMFGVSGPPLIFQFYRQPMTLVEIRCVLILVFTVTSSTRTLFTAYQGQLTADIWMQSALAVPVVALATIAARRYPPPLSATTTRRVAFIVLMLIGCHLMFPALLQLIGEATGGR comes from the coding sequence ATGACCGGCGAGATGCTGCTGCCCTTTCTCGCGCTGATGGGCGTCGCGAGCTACTTCCAGACCGTCACCGGCTTTGGCCTCGGCATGATCGTGATGGGCGCGACCAGCGGCCTAAACCTCGCGCCGGTGGCCTCGGTCGCGGCCGTCGTCAGCCTGGTGACGCTGGCCAACAGCGCGGTCGCGCTGCCCGGCAAGCTGCACCACATCGACTGGCGCGCGGTGCGCGCGGCCACCTTCGGCATCCTGCCGTCCATCGTCGCCGGCGTCCTGTTGCTCGACTACCTCTCCAGCGCCGCCTCCGACCTGCTGCAGCTCTTGCTCGGCGCGGTGATCCTGTACGGCGGGCTCGGCTCCGCGCTGCGCCCCGCGCCGCTCAAAGAGCGCTCGGGCGACGGCAGCTTCTTCGTCAGCGGCGTGTTCGGCGGGCTGCTCAGCGGAATGTTCGGCGTCTCCGGCCCGCCGCTGATCTTCCAGTTCTACCGCCAGCCGATGACCCTGGTCGAGATCCGATGCGTGCTGATCCTGGTCTTCACGGTGACCTCGAGCACCCGCACGCTGTTCACCGCCTACCAGGGACAGCTGACCGCCGACATCTGGATGCAAAGCGCGCTCGCCGTGCCGGTGGTCGCGCTGGCGACGATCGCCGCGCGGCGCTACCCGCCGCCGCTCTCTGCGACGACGACGCGACGCGTCGCGTTCATCGTTTTGATGCTGATCGGGTGTCACCTCATGTTTCCTGCCTTGCTCCAATTGATAGGCGAAGCCACGGGAGGCAGATGA
- a CDS encoding methyl-accepting chemotaxis protein: protein MKISHKVGFAAAAVLLVTTGLLSLLQVHQVRDSLRSQAESNIKETSNALARQIENWLNAKLRLIDMVSQHIDGDFGAAQIQRAFDRPLLKNEFLLVFGGLDSDGARITNNPDWNPPGWDARTRPWFRLAKNAEHAVLAEPYRDVASGEVLISAVGKLSDKGRFMGAFGGDLSLKTISDAVNTLNFNGAGYAFLMTRSGNIIAHPDAKLVGKPYSQLFGGQSPALESALRPADDGDRSLLVSFVPLAGIEGVDWYIGVVLKDDAVMREADALSLRAVIGTVAGVLVSLLILVTLVSRLLKPLSRLYDSLQDINRGEGDLTQRLPVEGKDEIALLSREFNRLLQTLQSLIGDIVERSYQVRETSELTSQHASHAASRLHRQMIELDRLANAMGAMTVTAEDVAQHAQSAADAAISANVETAKGVGVVSRSTKAIKQLAADMDETRHSIILLAKQSQGIESILSVITSIADQTNLLALNASIEAARAGDAGRGFAVVADEVRALASLTQESTHEIRAMIEQLQNGVKLAETRMQENSDAASRTAAEASSAKDILGRTRQAMTRINDMNLHIADVARRQSTATCEINLNTKLIRDISHEVAEGAELQAGHCASVAEQLCQQDERLRHFKV from the coding sequence ATGAAAATTTCGCACAAGGTTGGTTTTGCCGCCGCGGCGGTCCTGCTCGTGACGACCGGCCTCTTGTCGCTGCTACAGGTTCACCAGGTGCGCGACAGCCTTCGCAGTCAGGCAGAGTCGAACATCAAGGAGACCAGCAACGCGCTGGCGCGACAGATAGAAAACTGGCTGAACGCCAAGCTGCGGCTGATCGACATGGTGTCGCAACACATCGACGGCGATTTCGGCGCCGCGCAGATCCAGCGGGCTTTCGACCGGCCGCTACTCAAGAACGAGTTTCTGCTCGTCTTCGGCGGGCTGGACAGCGATGGCGCGAGGATCACCAACAACCCGGACTGGAATCCCCCGGGCTGGGATGCGCGGACACGCCCATGGTTTCGGCTGGCCAAAAACGCCGAGCACGCCGTGTTGGCCGAGCCCTACCGCGACGTCGCCAGCGGCGAAGTGCTGATTTCCGCCGTCGGGAAACTCAGCGACAAGGGGCGCTTCATGGGGGCATTTGGCGGCGACCTGAGCCTGAAGACCATCTCCGACGCGGTCAATACCTTGAATTTCAACGGCGCCGGCTATGCGTTCCTGATGACGCGCTCCGGCAACATCATCGCCCACCCGGATGCCAAACTGGTTGGCAAACCCTACAGCCAGCTATTCGGCGGCCAAAGCCCCGCCTTGGAAAGCGCGCTGCGACCGGCAGACGACGGCGATCGATCGCTGCTGGTCTCGTTCGTGCCGCTTGCCGGGATCGAGGGCGTCGATTGGTATATCGGCGTGGTACTTAAAGACGACGCGGTGATGCGGGAAGCCGACGCGCTCAGTTTGCGCGCGGTCATCGGCACCGTTGCCGGCGTCCTGGTCAGCCTGCTGATTCTGGTGACGCTCGTGTCCCGCCTGCTCAAGCCCTTGTCGCGACTCTATGATTCGCTGCAGGACATCAACCGGGGCGAGGGCGATTTGACCCAGCGCCTGCCCGTCGAGGGCAAGGATGAAATCGCCTTGCTGTCCCGTGAGTTCAACAGGCTATTGCAGACGCTGCAGTCGCTGATCGGTGACATTGTGGAACGCTCGTACCAGGTTCGCGAGACCAGCGAACTGACATCGCAGCACGCCAGCCATGCGGCCAGCCGGCTTCATCGCCAGATGATCGAGCTGGACCGACTGGCCAACGCCATGGGCGCCATGACCGTGACCGCCGAGGACGTCGCGCAACACGCCCAGTCGGCAGCGGACGCGGCCATCTCGGCCAACGTTGAAACTGCAAAAGGCGTCGGCGTCGTTTCGCGCTCGACCAAGGCCATCAAGCAGCTGGCGGCTGACATGGATGAAACCCGCCATTCGATCATCCTGTTGGCCAAGCAGAGTCAGGGCATCGAATCGATCCTGTCCGTCATCACGAGCATCGCCGACCAGACCAATCTGCTCGCCCTGAACGCGTCGATCGAAGCCGCGCGGGCCGGCGACGCCGGCCGTGGCTTCGCGGTGGTCGCCGACGAAGTCCGCGCGCTGGCGTCGCTCACTCAGGAATCGACCCACGAGATCCGCGCGATGATCGAGCAGCTGCAGAACGGGGTCAAACTGGCGGAAACGCGCATGCAGGAAAACAGCGACGCGGCCAGCAGGACCGCGGCGGAGGCGAGCTCGGCCAAGGACATCCTCGGCCGGACCCGTCAGGCGATGACCCGGATCAACGATATGAATTTGCACATCGCCGACGTCGCCAGACGGCAAAGCACGGCCACCTGCGAGATCAACCTCAATACGAAGCTCATTCGCGACATCAGCCATGAAGTGGCGGAAGGGGCGGAACTGCAAGCCGGTCATTGCGCATCGGTGGCGGAACAGTTGTGCCAGCAGGACGAACGGCTCCGGCACTTCAAAGTGTGA
- a CDS encoding cobaltochelatase CobT-related protein has product MEQLRCETRLPPGMPGVAQNLRHRFEAWSRAFHRSGLAEGHLGILLYTVAQISWSRLTGWPVLEETEDLIEVTRAAIVPAIGFALAGLRRHRDDQAAFAGHALEMARLVGGMIRSARAEQAAEEGADEEDAASAAFSLLLDFDDEEPDTIATAPTGRSRVLEESGHGYRVYTTRYDRKVDAGTLVRKALLREYRERLDRRIAEQGVNLGRLAHQLTAVLAVPRRDGWSFGEEQGRIDGRRLAQLISSPAERRLFRLEQYKMEADCVVSFLVDCSGSMKAHIEAVTMMIDILVRALEMAGVATEVLGFTTGAWNGGRARLDWLARGRPRNPGRLNEVCHMVFKDADRSWRRARADIAALFKADLFREGVDGEAVDWACSRLLARGEARRILIVVSDGSPMDGATGQANDPYYLDNHLKEVVARHEAMRDVEVLGIGVGLDLSPITAAVWRRTCPDRSIRRCSPRSCN; this is encoded by the coding sequence TTGGAACAGCTGCGCTGCGAGACCCGGCTGCCACCCGGCATGCCGGGTGTGGCGCAAAACCTTCGCCACCGCTTCGAGGCATGGTCGCGCGCCTTTCATCGCTCGGGGTTGGCCGAGGGTCATCTGGGCATCCTGCTATATACGGTGGCGCAGATCTCGTGGTCGCGGCTGACGGGCTGGCCGGTGCTCGAGGAAACCGAAGACCTGATCGAGGTCACGCGCGCGGCCATCGTGCCGGCGATAGGCTTTGCGCTGGCCGGCCTGCGCCGGCACCGCGACGACCAGGCCGCTTTCGCCGGCCATGCGCTCGAGATGGCGCGGCTCGTCGGCGGGATGATCCGCTCGGCCCGCGCGGAGCAGGCGGCGGAAGAGGGGGCCGACGAAGAGGACGCCGCGAGCGCGGCGTTCTCGCTGCTGCTCGACTTCGACGACGAGGAGCCCGACACGATCGCCACGGCGCCCACCGGCCGCAGCCGTGTGCTGGAGGAATCCGGCCACGGCTACCGCGTCTATACCACGCGCTACGACAGAAAGGTCGACGCCGGCACGCTGGTTCGCAAGGCCTTGTTACGCGAGTACCGCGAACGTCTCGACAGGCGCATCGCCGAGCAAGGCGTCAACCTGGGTAGGCTGGCGCATCAGTTGACGGCGGTCCTCGCGGTGCCGCGGCGGGACGGCTGGTCCTTCGGCGAAGAGCAGGGGCGGATCGACGGCCGTCGCCTGGCGCAATTGATCAGTTCGCCGGCGGAGCGGCGGCTGTTTCGTCTCGAGCAGTACAAGATGGAGGCCGACTGCGTCGTGAGTTTCCTCGTCGACTGTTCGGGCTCGATGAAGGCGCATATCGAAGCGGTGACCATGATGATCGACATCCTGGTGCGCGCGCTCGAAATGGCCGGTGTGGCGACCGAGGTGCTGGGCTTCACCACCGGCGCCTGGAACGGCGGCCGCGCCCGGCTCGACTGGCTGGCCCGTGGCCGTCCCAGAAATCCGGGGCGGCTCAACGAAGTCTGCCACATGGTGTTCAAGGATGCGGACCGGAGCTGGCGGCGCGCACGTGCCGACATCGCGGCGCTCTTCAAGGCCGACCTGTTCCGCGAGGGGGTGGACGGTGAGGCGGTCGACTGGGCTTGCTCGCGACTGCTCGCCCGCGGCGAGGCGCGGCGGATATTGATCGTCGTCTCCGACGGCAGCCCGATGGACGGCGCGACCGGCCAGGCCAACGATCCTTATTATCTCGACAATCACCTGAAGGAAGTGGTCGCGCGTCACGAGGCCATGCGCGACGTCGAGGTGCTCGGCATCGGCGTCGGGCTCGACCTCAGCCCTATTACCGCCGCTGTCTGGCGACGGACCTGTCCCGACCGCTCGATACGCCGCTGTTCTCCGAGATCGTGCAATTGA
- a CDS encoding MoxR family ATPase, which yields MRVNLDGHISRLDLVGKDAIVVRDGRQVTEFQEGIVPWALQRPVALIFDEYDAGRPDVMFVIQRILERDGKFTLLDQNRVIHPHPYFRLFATSNTVGLGNLNGLYHTQVLNHAQIDRWNVVATLNYLPREEEAGIVLARVPELADEAGRALIEAMVSLAELTRKGFAAGDLSTLMSPRTVITWAENSQIFRDHALAFRLTFVNKCDEAERPIVARILPAMLWPGTRSLADRRAGAALMVSASKRPAASRSLRSCARRRCAR from the coding sequence GTGCGGGTCAACCTCGACGGTCATATCAGTCGTCTCGACCTGGTCGGCAAGGACGCCATCGTCGTGCGCGACGGCCGCCAGGTCACCGAATTCCAGGAAGGCATCGTGCCGTGGGCGCTGCAGCGGCCGGTCGCGCTGATCTTCGACGAGTACGACGCCGGCCGCCCGGACGTGATGTTCGTCATCCAGCGCATCCTCGAGCGCGACGGCAAGTTCACCCTGCTCGACCAGAACCGGGTGATCCACCCGCATCCTTACTTCCGGCTGTTCGCCACGTCCAACACCGTGGGCTTGGGCAACCTGAACGGCCTGTACCACACCCAGGTGCTGAATCACGCGCAGATCGACCGCTGGAACGTCGTCGCCACGCTCAACTACCTGCCGCGCGAGGAAGAGGCCGGCATCGTGCTCGCCCGCGTGCCCGAACTCGCCGACGAGGCCGGTCGCGCGCTGATCGAGGCGATGGTGAGCTTGGCCGAGCTCACGCGCAAAGGTTTCGCGGCGGGTGACCTCTCGACGCTGATGTCGCCGCGAACGGTGATCACCTGGGCGGAAAACAGCCAGATCTTCCGCGATCACGCGCTCGCCTTCCGTCTGACCTTCGTCAACAAATGCGACGAAGCCGAGCGGCCTATCGTGGCCCGAATACTTCCAGCGATGCTTTGGCCGGGAACTCGAAGCCTCGCCGATCGACGAGCCGGGGCCGCGCTGATGGTGTCCGCCAGCAAAAGGCCCGCCGCCAGCAGAAGCTTGAGGAGTTGTGCGCGGCGGCGGTGCGCGCGCTGA
- a CDS encoding IclR family transcriptional regulator encodes MLQQLEAAGMLQRDGAGRHYSTGVRLQRDGAGRHYSTGVRLRRLAENLLLNHTAHGARHAVLRQLVEEVGESCNLTAFSGSEVLYLDRVETAAPLRFYLHPGSRVPAHCSATGKLFLAQLSPAQRRRLLAHVPLARYTENTLTDLERLEAEIERVKRAGYALDDEEFLPGLLCVGVLVPAPDGGKSTWGWRCRRRSCV; translated from the coding sequence ATGCTGCAGCAACTGGAGGCGGCCGGCATGCTGCAGCGCGACGGCGCCGGCCGTCACTACAGCACCGGCGTGCGGCTGCAGCGCGACGGCGCCGGCCGTCACTACAGCACCGGCGTGCGGCTGCGGCGCTTGGCGGAGAACCTGCTGCTGAACCACACCGCGCACGGCGCGCGGCACGCGGTGCTGCGTCAGCTGGTCGAGGAAGTGGGCGAGAGCTGCAACCTGACCGCGTTCTCGGGCAGCGAGGTGCTGTACCTGGACCGGGTGGAGACGGCGGCGCCGCTGCGCTTCTACCTGCACCCGGGCTCGCGGGTGCCGGCGCACTGCTCGGCGACCGGCAAACTGTTCCTGGCGCAGCTGAGCCCGGCGCAGCGGCGGCGGCTGTTGGCGCACGTGCCGTTGGCGCGCTACACCGAGAACACGCTGACCGACCTGGAGCGGCTGGAGGCGGAGATCGAGCGGGTGAAGCGCGCCGGCTACGCGCTGGACGACGAGGAGTTCCTGCCGGGGCTGTTGTGCGTCGGGGTGCTGGTGCCGGCACCGGACGGCGGGAAGTCGACCTGGGGGTGGCGCTGCAGGCGCCGATCATGCGTCTGA